The stretch of DNA GCAGGTCGATGCGATCAGGCCCACTCGCGTCGTACTCGACAGCCTGTCCGAAATCCGCCTGCTCGCCGGGGGGTCTCTGCGCTACCGACGGCAGATCCTGGCGCTGAAGCACTACTTCGCGCGACAAAACACGACCATGCTGCTGCTCGACGATCTCACCGCGGATGCCCTCGACAAAACGGTGCACAGCGTCGCCCACGCGGTGGTCCGCCTCGAGGAGTTGGCGCCCGACTATGGCGCCGAGCGGCGGCGGGTGCGGGTGGTGAAGTACCGTGGTCAACGCTTCCGCGGTGGCTACCACGACTTCAACATCGCCACCGGCGGCGTGGAGGTGTTCCCACGCCTGATCGCTCTGGAGCACAAGACCAAGTTCGCCCGCGATACGTTGCCGAGCGGGATCCCCGAACTCGACGCCCTGCTCGGTGGCGGCATCGATACCGGGTCGAGCACCCTGATCCTCGGACCCGCCGGCACGGGTAAGTCGCTGCTCACGATCCAGTACGTCGTCGCTGCGGCTGCGCGCGGCGAGAAGGCGGCGTTGTTCGTGTTCGACGAGGAACTCGGGCTATTGCTGGAGCGCACGAAGGCGATGGGCTTCGACCTCGCCGGCCTGTGTAGCCAGGGCCTGCTGACGATCGCGCAGGTCGACGCGGCCGAGCTGTCGCCGGGCGAGTTCGCCCACCTGGTGCGTCGTCAGGTCGACGAGGCGCAGGCGAAGACCGTGGTGATAGACAGCCTCAACGGCTACCAGGCCGCCATGCCCGCCGAGGGCGCGCTAATCCTGCACGTCCACGAGCTGCTGCAGTATCTCAATCGCCAGGGTGCCACGACCTTCCTGACGGTCGCCCAGCACGGGCTAGTCGGCGACATGAAGAGCCCGGTCGATCTAACCTATCTCGCCGACACGGTCGTGCTGCTGCGCTACTTCGAGGCGCTCGGGACGGTTCGGCGGGCGATCTCGGTGGTGAAGAAGCGCACCGGCGCGCACGAGGACACGATCCGCGAATACTGCATCACCGGCACCGGCCTGCGGGTCGGTGAGCCGTTGCGCTCGTTCCAGGGCGTGCTGCGTGGCGTGCCGATGCTAGTCCAGGGCGCCGACGCGGAGCTGCCGGACAGCAACGGCCTGTGACACGCCCGAACAACCTGAACTCCGAGCGCGTGCTGATCCTCGCGCCGCACGGGCGCGACGCTGGACTGGCGCGGGCGCTGCTCAGGGAGGCCGATCTCCCCGCGGTGGTCGTGCCGGACCTGCCGGCACTGGTGCGGGGCCTCGATGAGGTCGCCGGGGCGGTGCTGATCACGGAGGAGGCGATGCGCACCGCCGATCTCACCGGGCTCAGCCGCTGGATCGGCGAGCAGCCGGCGTGGTCGGACATGCCGTTCATCCTGCTCACCCGCCAGGGCGGAGCAGACCGCAGCCCGAACGCGGCGCGGCTGACGCGCATCCTGGGCAACGTCAGCTTCCTGGAGCGGCCGTTCCACCCGACCACCCTGATCAGCGTCGTGATGGCGGCC from Methylobacterium sp. PvR107 encodes:
- a CDS encoding ATPase domain-containing protein, producing the protein MAADAEPKVAPLDKARLGIAGLDDVLGGGFTRNRLYLLEGSPGTGKTTIALQFLLEGASLGERGLYISLSETTEELDETARSHGWSLPDAITIYELIPPESLLDAEQQQSLLYASDLELGEATKAIFEQVDAIRPTRVVLDSLSEIRLLAGGSLRYRRQILALKHYFARQNTTMLLLDDLTADALDKTVHSVAHAVVRLEELAPDYGAERRRVRVVKYRGQRFRGGYHDFNIATGGVEVFPRLIALEHKTKFARDTLPSGIPELDALLGGGIDTGSSTLILGPAGTGKSLLTIQYVVAAAARGEKAALFVFDEELGLLLERTKAMGFDLAGLCSQGLLTIAQVDAAELSPGEFAHLVRRQVDEAQAKTVVIDSLNGYQAAMPAEGALILHVHELLQYLNRQGATTFLTVAQHGLVGDMKSPVDLTYLADTVVLLRYFEALGTVRRAISVVKKRTGAHEDTIREYCITGTGLRVGEPLRSFQGVLRGVPMLVQGADAELPDSNGL